In a genomic window of Zingiber officinale cultivar Zhangliang chromosome 9B, Zo_v1.1, whole genome shotgun sequence:
- the LOC122024811 gene encoding putative ribosome biogenesis protein C8F11.04 has product MEAPSATLQPVAKKAVGALFQWLSSRDKKPQLIEDDDFVYLLLSVLRFPSAAVNSARVNPHRVAIPHPIYPDHHHVSVCLFIDDRSASSASAAAFLDRARSLSLPVEVAIGLSSLRTDYRPFEARRRLCDSHDLFFADRNILHLLPRLIGKEFFTKKKTPIPVELSRSNWPLVIRKCLDSAFLRPPAKGTSTVIKVGRASMTEDEIVENLIAVIEGSMEYIPKGWTNIRSLHIKASDSVSLPIYQAVPQIGLKIPVASSVAEIGHDDKHESSEVVNASSDEKRDDTLSRGKKQKKHKKTRIHEAVTSHLEAGESVEDTKDNGGDNIGIEDENVEEESEKITTKKRKKKEVKEKLEADGENKKKGKKLRVKNDAHNQENASVGEIDGTGSADKMLIKKPKKKRIGKLQEGDDDEAKSVEIIVLNEKATQVDRQTKKPKKKTKNGNLKH; this is encoded by the coding sequence ATGGAGGCGCCGTCAGCGACGCTCCAGCCGGTGGCGAAGAAGGCGGTCGGTGCCCTCTTTCAATGGCTGAGCTCCCGCGATAAAAAACCTCAACTGATCGAGGACGATGACTTCGTCTACCTTCTGCTTTCTGTACTTCGTTTCCCCTCCGCCGCTGTCAACTCCGCCCGGGTTAATCCCCACCGCGTTGCCATCCCCCACCCCATATACCCAGACCACCACCACGTCTCTGTCTGTCTCTTCATCGACGACCGATCCGCTTCCTCCGCCTCCGCTGCTGCCTTCCTCGACCGCGCTCGCTCCCTCTCACTCCCCGTTGAGGTTGCCATCGGCCTCTCCTCTCTGCGCACCGACTATCGACCGTTCGAAGCCCGCCGTCGCCTCTGCGATTCACATGACCTCTTCTTCGCCGACCGCAACATCCTACACCTCCTTCCCCGCCTGATCGGGAAAGAGTTCTTTACAAAGAAGAAGACTCCCATACCTGTTGAGCTCTCCCGCTCTAACTGGCCCCTCGTAATCCGCAAATGCCTGGACTCCGCCTTCCTTCGCCCGCCTGCCAAGGGTACTTCTACCGTCATCAAAGTAGGGCGGGCTTCCATGACTGAGGATGAGATTGTGGAAAACCTGATAGCTGTCATTGAGGGCTCGATGGAATACATTCCCAAAGGCTGGACAAATATTCGCTCTCTTCACATTAAGGCTTCAGATTCGGTCTCTCTGCCCATTTACCAGGCCGTCCCACAGATTGGTCTCAAGATCCCGGTGGCATCTTCTGTTGCAGAGATTGGCCATGATGACAAACATGAGTCAAGTGAGGTTGTCAATGCTTCGAGTGATGAAAAAAGGGATGATACATTATCTAGGGGGAAGAAGCAGAAAAAGCATAAAAAGACAAGGATCCATGAAGCAGTCACCTCACACCTTGAAGCTGGTGAATCCGTTGAGGATACAAAAGACAATGGCGGTGATAATATCGGGATTGAAGATGAGAATGTTGAGGAGGAATCTGAAAAGATTACAAcaaaaaagaggaagaagaaagaagttaAGGAAAAATTAGAAGCTGATGGTGAAAATAAGAAGAAAGGCAAGAAGCTTAGAGTAAAAAATGATGCCCATAACCAGGAAAATGCTAGCGTTGGAGAAATTGATGGAACTGGCAGTGCAGATAAAATGTTGATAAAGAAACCTAAGAAGAAGAGGATTGGAAAATTGCAAGAAGGTGATGATGATGAAGCTAAAAGTGTTGAAATCATAGTGCTGAATGAGAAAGCTACTCAAGTTGATAGACAAACTAAGAAGCCAAAGAAAAAAACTAAGAATGGTAACCTGAAACACTGA